ACCCGTATTCCGACAACGGCATTAAGTTTTTCTCGGCCAACGGCAGCAAGATCTCAGACCAAATCCAAACCGAGATCGAGCAACTCATGGATGTCCCGATTGAGGTCGTGGCGTCGGAAGATCTTGGTAAGGCGTTTCGCATGGACGATGCGGTTGGTCGATATGTCGAGTTTTGTAAGGGCACGATTCCACGCAGAATGAATTTTCGCGGGCTGAAAGTGGCGTTGGATTGTGCCAATGGCGCAGCCTACCAATCAGCTCCGGCGGTATTCCACGAGCTGGGTGCGGAGATCGAGGTCATCAATAACAAACCCAATGGTTACAATATCAATGAACAGTGCGGTTCCACGCATATTGCAGGCCTTCAGAAATTGGTACTAGACGCTGAGTGCGATATTGGTATCGCGTTTGACGGTGACGCCGATCGGGTCATGATGGTGGATCGTCAGGGCAATGTTGTGGATGGTGATCAGTTATTATTCGTGCTGGCAGATAGCCTGCACAAACAGGGGCGACTCAAAGGTGGTGTCGTCGGCACACAGATGAGTAATTTCGGCATGCAGAAAGCCTTGGAATCCCGCGGTATACCTTTTGTCCGCGCGAAAGTTGGCGATCGTTATGTGATGCAGGAGTTGCATACGCGCGATTGGGCTCTCGGCGGCGAGTCGTCGGGCCATATCATCTGTTTGGATAAAACTACCACCGGAGATGGTTTGGTGTCCGCATTGCAGGTCGTAACGCAAATGACGTTCATGCAAAAACCATTGCACGAGTTAGCCTCGCAAATGCAGATGTATCCGCAAACTATGATCAATGTGCGCTTAAAACCGGGCTCAAGTGCTGCGGATGTGCTCGCACGTGCCGAGGTTCAGGCCAGTGTGAATGAGAAAGAGGCACAGCTTCAAGGGCGGGGCCGGATCCTGTTACGCGCGTCTGGTACGGAACCGTTGATACGCGTCATGGTCGAGGGCGATGACGAGGCCGAGGTTGCGAGTTGTTGTCAGCATATTGCTGCTGTGGTGGAAAAACAAGTTTGAGACTGGGTGAAAATTTAGCCGTAAGTTCTAGTGCTCGGCATAGTGCTATGCTAATATCCGCGCTCACTAAATCCCAAGCACAGAGGCGTATATGAGACGATTCTTGGTAGCAGGAAATTGGAAGATGCATGGCAGTCTAGAAAT
The sequence above is a segment of the Arenicella chitinivorans genome. Coding sequences within it:
- the glmM gene encoding phosphoglucosamine mutase, with the translated sequence MAKSFFGTDGVRGPVGSEPITPKTIVHLGWALGSVIKKHYGKGSVLVGKDTRVSGYLLESAMEAGLSSAGMDVVMLGPLPTPAIAYLTQTARANAGVVISASHNPYSDNGIKFFSANGSKISDQIQTEIEQLMDVPIEVVASEDLGKAFRMDDAVGRYVEFCKGTIPRRMNFRGLKVALDCANGAAYQSAPAVFHELGAEIEVINNKPNGYNINEQCGSTHIAGLQKLVLDAECDIGIAFDGDADRVMMVDRQGNVVDGDQLLFVLADSLHKQGRLKGGVVGTQMSNFGMQKALESRGIPFVRAKVGDRYVMQELHTRDWALGGESSGHIICLDKTTTGDGLVSALQVVTQMTFMQKPLHELASQMQMYPQTMINVRLKPGSSAADVLARAEVQASVNEKEAQLQGRGRILLRASGTEPLIRVMVEGDDEAEVASCCQHIAAVVEKQV